A stretch of DNA from Variovorax paradoxus:
TTCGCGGGCACGCTCGCGTGGCGCGGCTTCAACCGCACGGGCGCGGTGCTCGCGCTGGCCAACACCTACAGCAACACCGTGATGATCGGCATCGCGCTGATCGGCCTGGCCTACGGCGAGGCCGGCATGGTGGTGCTGCTCACGCTGATCTCGCTGCATTCGCTCGTGCTCATGACCAGCGCCACCGTGGTGCTCGAGCTGGCCGTCGCGCGCGAACATGCGGTGAGCGGGGCGGAGCGCCGCTCCATGGCGCGCACCGTGCTGCGTGCGCTGCGCAACGCCATCATTCATCCGGTGCCGTTGCCGATCATTGCGGGCCTGCTGTTCGCGCAGACGGGGCTCGTGATGCCCGAGGTGATCGACAAGCCGATCCAGCTGCTCGGCCAGGCCTTCGGGCCGGTCGCGCTGGTGATGGTGGGCATCACGCTCGCGCTCACGCCCATCGGGCGCCACTGGCGCGGCGCGCTGGTGCAGGCGCTGGTGAAGAACCTCGTGCACCCGCTGCTGGTGGCCCTCATCGGCTGGCTGCTGGGCGTGCGCGGCATTCCGCTCACCGTGATGGTGGTGGCCGCAGCCTTGCCGATCGGCGCCAACGTGTTCCTGTTCTCGCAGCGCTACCGCAGCGCCGAAGACCTGGTCACGGCCAGCGTCGCTGTGTCGACTGTGTTGGCACTTGGCACGCTCACGCTCGTGATGGTCTGGGTGCAGTGGTTGCCCTGACGGCCCCCATTTCCCAAGCGCTTTTCGCGAACTTTTGCCCGACTGGGCGACAGCGGTAGCCCTATGCCGTTTGGCAGGGCTGGCCGTTTGGTGGGCTGGCGGGCGGCGTTCGCGCCCCTACATTTGCCGGCTGATGACGATCTACCCGGCGCGCGTTTCGCCCCTTGCCCTTGCAGTGACGGCGGTGGTCGCGACGGTGATCGCGCTGCACGGCGCGCGCGCCCATGCGGCGGGCGAGGCCAAGCCGTGTCGCACGCCGTGTCTGGCGGTTCCCAAACCGGCTGAGGCACCGCAGGCCAAGGAAGCGGAGCCCAAGCCAGCCG
This window harbors:
- a CDS encoding AEC family transporter is translated as MNSFVISSLFPVVLLIAAGYLAGRRRWIGGNAVKDLSNLIFLLLAPALLFRAMSTVHVQELSLKPVAAYFIASGLLFAGTLAWRGFNRTGAVLALANTYSNTVMIGIALIGLAYGEAGMVVLLTLISLHSLVLMTSATVVLELAVAREHAVSGAERRSMARTVLRALRNAIIHPVPLPIIAGLLFAQTGLVMPEVIDKPIQLLGQAFGPVALVMVGITLALTPIGRHWRGALVQALVKNLVHPLLVALIGWLLGVRGIPLTVMVVAAALPIGANVFLFSQRYRSAEDLVTASVAVSTVLALGTLTLVMVWVQWLP